A genomic segment from Neobacillus sp. YX16 encodes:
- the ltrA gene encoding group II intron reverse transcriptase/maturase: protein MLMELILSRENLLTALKRVEQNKGSHGIDGMSVKFLRRHLYENWDSLRETLRTGNYQPSPVRRVGIPKPGGGIRLLGIPTVTDRFIQQAIAQVLTSIFDPTFSENSYGFRPNRSAHNAVRKAKGYIKEGYRWVIDMDLEKFFDKVNHDILMGILAKRIEDRILLKLIRKYLQSGVMLNGVVQSTEEGTPQGGPLSPLLSNIILDKLDKELEARGHKFVRYADDCNIYVKSLKAGERVMESITTIIEQKLKLKVNRDKSAIDRPWKRKFLGFSFTFNKEPKVRIAKQSIKRFKTKIREITSRSKPIPLEVRIEMLNRYLTGWCGYFALADTPSKFKEFDEWIRRRLRMCEWKQWKKSKTRVRKLIGLGVPGYKAHEWGNSRKKYWRIACSPILHKTLDNSYWSQRGLKSLYNRYETLRQS from the coding sequence CTAAAAAGGGTAGAGCAGAACAAAGGAAGTCACGGCATAGATGGAATGTCCGTAAAATTCCTACGACGACATCTCTATGAAAACTGGGATTCCCTTCGGGAAACTTTGAGAACAGGTAACTATCAACCTTCTCCTGTTCGCCGTGTCGGAATCCCGAAACCAGGCGGAGGGATAAGGCTTTTAGGCATACCGACTGTGACAGACCGTTTCATCCAACAGGCAATCGCCCAAGTATTAACCTCAATCTTTGATCCAACATTTTCTGAAAACAGCTATGGTTTCCGACCTAACAGGAGCGCCCATAATGCGGTAAGAAAGGCAAAGGGTTATATCAAAGAAGGTTACCGCTGGGTAATTGATATGGACTTAGAGAAATTCTTTGATAAGGTTAATCATGACATACTGATGGGAATACTCGCTAAGAGAATTGAAGACCGCATTCTTCTCAAACTAATCAGGAAATACCTTCAATCAGGTGTAATGCTTAATGGGGTCGTACAATCAACGGAGGAAGGTACTCCGCAAGGGGGACCTCTCAGTCCACTACTTTCAAACATAATTCTTGATAAATTAGATAAAGAATTGGAAGCCAGAGGGCATAAGTTTGTCCGTTATGCGGATGACTGCAACATTTATGTTAAGTCATTAAAAGCAGGGGAACGTGTGATGGAATCCATTACGACGATTATTGAGCAGAAACTAAAATTGAAGGTAAACAGGGATAAGTCGGCAATCGACCGTCCGTGGAAACGGAAATTTCTTGGTTTCAGTTTCACATTTAATAAAGAACCGAAGGTGCGAATAGCGAAACAAAGCATTAAACGCTTTAAGACGAAGATTCGAGAAATTACCTCTCGGTCAAAACCTATCCCACTTGAGGTAAGAATTGAAATGTTAAACCGCTATCTTACAGGATGGTGCGGGTACTTCGCTTTAGCGGACACTCCAAGCAAATTCAAAGAATTTGATGAATGGATAAGAAGAAGGCTAAGAATGTGCGAATGGAAACAGTGGAAGAAATCTAAAACTAGAGTTAGAAAACTGATTGGTTTAGGCGTCCCTGGTTACAAGGCGCACGAATGGGGCAACTCCAGAAAGAAATACTGGAGAATCGCCTGTAGCCCAATATTACACAAAACCCTCGATAACTCATATTGGAGTCAACGAGGGTTGAAAAGTCTATATAACCGTTATGAAACTTTACGTCAATCTTAA